Proteins encoded together in one Pantoea sp. At-9b window:
- a CDS encoding glycoside hydrolase family 1 protein, with amino-acid sequence MIYQTQAAFPDGFLWGASTSAYQVEGSWDSDGKGPSVVDMLTHPAGKADFTVASDHYQRMESDVALFAQLGLKAYRFSVAWTRVIPDGEGEVNAAGLAFYRRLVDTLCAHGIEPIVTLYHFDLPWALEEKGGWLNRHTIDAFVRYADVLFNAIGDKVRYWLTINEQNTMILHPGAIGTPPGCTLPDKKSLYQQSHHMLVAQAQVMQRCHQLLPEAKIGPAINTTSMYAATCRPEDAIAAHNWETLRCWSFLDVAVHGRYNALALRYLQDRGLAPQILPDDAAQLAAARPDFVAINYYSTATIAASRGDASDVAPRAGDQQIMLGEPGVYRPEENPYTAKTPYGWVIDPVGLRLTLRKVCERYGLPVMITENGIGAPDTLAADGTIDDGYRIDFLRQHIEQIQLALADGVEVIGYFPWSAIDVVSTHQGYAKRYGFIYVNRHEQTLNDLRRIPKRSFYWYQQVIASNGHQLQDTR; translated from the coding sequence ATGATTTATCAGACGCAAGCCGCATTCCCTGACGGTTTTCTCTGGGGCGCTTCCACCTCGGCTTATCAGGTGGAAGGTAGCTGGGACAGCGACGGCAAAGGCCCGTCAGTGGTGGATATGTTGACCCATCCGGCAGGCAAGGCAGATTTCACCGTCGCCAGCGACCATTATCAACGCATGGAGAGCGATGTGGCGTTGTTCGCGCAACTTGGTCTGAAAGCCTATCGCTTCTCCGTTGCCTGGACGCGGGTGATCCCCGACGGGGAGGGTGAGGTTAATGCGGCAGGCCTGGCCTTTTATCGCCGCCTGGTGGATACCTTGTGCGCCCACGGCATTGAACCGATCGTCACGCTGTACCACTTCGACCTGCCCTGGGCGCTGGAGGAGAAAGGCGGCTGGCTGAATCGCCATACCATTGATGCCTTTGTGCGTTATGCCGATGTGCTGTTCAACGCGATCGGCGACAAGGTGCGTTACTGGCTGACGATTAATGAACAGAACACCATGATTCTGCATCCCGGCGCGATTGGTACGCCGCCGGGATGCACCTTACCGGATAAAAAGTCACTCTATCAGCAAAGCCATCACATGCTGGTGGCACAGGCACAGGTGATGCAGCGTTGCCATCAGTTACTGCCTGAAGCGAAAATCGGTCCGGCGATTAACACTACCTCAATGTATGCCGCCACCTGTCGTCCCGAGGACGCCATCGCCGCACATAACTGGGAAACGCTGCGTTGCTGGAGTTTTCTTGATGTCGCGGTTCATGGCCGCTATAACGCCCTCGCCCTGCGCTATTTACAGGATCGCGGCCTTGCGCCGCAGATATTGCCGGACGATGCGGCGCAACTGGCCGCCGCGCGCCCGGATTTTGTTGCCATCAATTACTACTCCACCGCCACCATTGCCGCCAGCCGGGGGGACGCGTCCGATGTCGCGCCACGTGCCGGCGATCAGCAGATTATGTTAGGCGAACCCGGAGTGTACCGACCGGAGGAGAACCCGTACACCGCCAAAACTCCTTATGGCTGGGTGATTGATCCGGTGGGGCTGCGTTTAACGCTACGCAAGGTGTGCGAACGCTATGGTCTGCCGGTGATGATCACCGAAAACGGTATCGGCGCGCCCGATACCCTGGCCGCAGACGGTACGATCGATGATGGCTATCGCATCGACTTTCTGCGTCAGCATATTGAACAGATCCAGCTGGCGCTGGCGGATGGTGTTGAGGTGATCGGCTATTTCCCCTGGTCGGCGATTGATGTGGTCAGTACCCATCAGGGCTATGCGAAACGCTATGGTTTCATTTATGTTAATCGCCACGAGCAGACGCTGAACGATTTACGGCGCATACCAAAACGCAGTTTTTACTGGTATCAACAGGTTATCGCCAGTAACGGACACCAATTACAGGACACCCGTTAG
- a CDS encoding PRD domain-containing protein yields the protein MKVIKVLNNSLVLIEDGDGKEAIVMGKGIGFNSHVGDLIPREKVEKLFMVQENLPGAEYLNAFAAMPEEVFQMTALVMQMAQQGLSHPLRPQIFFTLTDHLMFAVERSRKGIMLQNRVLFEVQRFWPVEFNLAQQVVVQLNSQFQLDLPPEEAGNIAFHLVNGQSEHSDTSQTLLAMRMLKDIFNIIQYHAWITIDTSSLNYSRFLIHMQFFIQRMFAGQLNHSQGNALLPQIIRQHPRMHRCALVINDYVKKMLEVEMTDDELLWLIVHLVRIAEAPAD from the coding sequence ATGAAGGTCATTAAAGTCCTGAACAACAGCCTGGTGCTGATCGAGGATGGCGACGGCAAAGAAGCCATCGTGATGGGTAAAGGAATTGGTTTTAACAGCCATGTCGGCGACCTGATCCCACGGGAAAAAGTCGAGAAGTTGTTTATGGTGCAGGAAAACCTGCCCGGCGCGGAGTATCTGAATGCTTTCGCGGCGATGCCGGAGGAGGTTTTCCAGATGACCGCACTGGTGATGCAGATGGCGCAGCAGGGGCTGAGCCATCCGCTGCGCCCGCAAATCTTTTTTACCCTGACCGACCACCTGATGTTCGCAGTGGAACGCAGCCGCAAAGGGATCATGCTGCAAAACCGCGTGTTGTTTGAGGTACAGCGCTTCTGGCCGGTGGAATTTAACCTCGCGCAACAGGTGGTTGTGCAACTCAACAGCCAATTCCAGCTCGACTTGCCCCCTGAAGAGGCGGGTAATATCGCCTTTCATTTGGTAAATGGTCAGTCTGAGCACAGCGACACCAGCCAGACGCTACTGGCGATGCGTATGCTGAAAGATATCTTTAATATCATCCAGTACCACGCCTGGATCACCATCGACACATCTTCGCTGAATTACTCACGCTTTCTGATCCATATGCAGTTCTTTATCCAACGGATGTTTGCCGGGCAACTCAACCACAGCCAGGGCAATGCCCTGCTACCACAAATCATCCGCCAGCACCCGCGCATGCACCGCTGTGCGTTGGTGATCAACGATTATGTGAAAAAAATGCTGGAGGTCGAGATGACGGATGATGAGCTGCTGTGGCTGATCGTCCATCTGGTGAGGATTGCAGAGGCACCGGCGGATTAA
- a CDS encoding GMC family oxidoreductase codes for MSAQKVDADVIIIGSGVMGGLIATQMAKAGKSVIILEAGPRVSRQEIVERFRNSPFKMSLTNIKLQGVGSPYPNPPHIPSTYGDYLQQVGPVKYPTKYLRVVGGTTWHFGSALWRMIPNDFKLNSLYGRGRDWPFGYDELEPWYGKAEHELGVSGVDGQDESGQGGHAWPPRSTPFPMPGLPTSYLFDRLSDMLGKGGYNPVLEPNGRATKPWGKRPMCAGNNNCNPVCPIAAKYDGSMHIDEAERLGAKLLDNSVVYRIEAADDGKITGVWYKKPDGSEHHLTANYFVLAAYGIESPKLLLMSTSEKYPNGIANSSDQVGRNLMGHTGISMNVMLSEDVWPGQGPTELLVYLNNRDGAFRKDFPSYKIKVRNTVPTADYAASLIEKGVLGSKLDAEIRRQSARSLNFAIDFETLPLPENRVTPSKTKKDAIGIPLPEIYYSVTDYWHAGKDEGIKDFHKFAELLNAEILSIDTKYQDRQHIMGTTIMGDDPKNSVVDSQCRTHDHPNMWIAGTSVMPSASCMNPTLTGAALSLRLADHMLKSMQES; via the coding sequence ATGAGTGCACAAAAAGTTGATGCCGATGTCATCATCATCGGATCAGGAGTGATGGGCGGCCTGATTGCGACCCAGATGGCGAAAGCGGGCAAATCAGTGATCATTCTTGAGGCGGGGCCGCGGGTGTCACGTCAGGAGATCGTGGAGCGTTTCCGTAACTCACCCTTTAAGATGTCACTGACCAACATTAAATTGCAGGGTGTGGGTTCGCCGTATCCGAATCCACCGCATATTCCCTCGACCTATGGCGATTATCTGCAACAGGTTGGGCCGGTGAAGTACCCGACGAAATACCTGCGTGTCGTTGGTGGTACCACCTGGCACTTTGGTTCTGCGTTGTGGCGCATGATCCCGAATGATTTCAAACTCAACAGCCTGTATGGCCGGGGGCGTGACTGGCCGTTTGGCTACGATGAGTTGGAGCCATGGTACGGCAAAGCGGAACATGAACTGGGCGTTTCCGGCGTGGATGGACAGGATGAAAGCGGGCAAGGCGGGCACGCCTGGCCGCCGCGTTCCACACCGTTCCCGATGCCAGGGCTGCCAACCAGCTACCTGTTTGATCGTCTCAGCGACATGCTTGGCAAAGGGGGGTATAACCCGGTTCTGGAGCCGAATGGTCGCGCGACCAAACCCTGGGGCAAACGCCCGATGTGTGCCGGTAACAACAACTGCAACCCGGTGTGCCCGATTGCTGCCAAGTACGATGGTTCCATGCACATTGATGAAGCCGAGCGCCTCGGGGCGAAGCTGCTGGATAACTCGGTGGTGTATCGCATCGAAGCGGCGGATGACGGCAAGATCACCGGCGTTTGGTATAAAAAGCCGGATGGTTCCGAACATCATCTGACGGCGAATTACTTCGTGCTGGCGGCCTACGGCATTGAATCGCCGAAACTGTTGTTGATGTCGACTTCAGAAAAGTATCCCAATGGCATTGCCAACTCTTCTGACCAGGTCGGACGCAATTTGATGGGACACACCGGCATCAGCATGAACGTGATGCTGTCGGAAGATGTCTGGCCGGGGCAGGGTCCAACCGAATTGCTGGTTTATCTGAATAATCGCGATGGCGCATTCCGCAAAGATTTCCCCAGTTACAAGATCAAGGTGCGTAACACCGTACCGACCGCCGATTACGCAGCATCACTGATCGAGAAAGGGGTACTTGGTTCGAAACTCGACGCAGAAATCCGCCGCCAGTCCGCACGTTCACTCAACTTCGCTATCGATTTTGAGACCTTGCCACTGCCGGAAAACCGCGTGACGCCGAGCAAAACCAAAAAGGATGCCATCGGTATTCCGCTGCCGGAAATTTATTACAGCGTGACCGATTACTGGCATGCCGGAAAGGATGAAGGCATCAAGGATTTCCACAAGTTTGCTGAGCTGCTGAATGCGGAGATTTTGTCGATTGATACCAAGTATCAGGATCGACAGCACATTATGGGGACCACCATTATGGGTGATGATCCGAAGAACTCGGTGGTGGACAGCCAGTGCCGTACCCACGATCACCCGAATATGTGGATTGCAGGTACCAGCGTGATGCCTTCGGCATCCTGCATGAACCCGACCCTGACCGGCGCGGCGCTGAGTTTGCGTCTGGCGGACCATATGCTGAAGTCGATGCAGGAGAGTTGA
- a CDS encoding sugar dehydrogenase complex small subunit: protein MAHNNTSAISRRRLLQGMGILSLGAMCNSLFPARALAAEQLADTGFLQVSQFLVSRPCGPLLGQRYYEALTRHDAQFSQKLSSLKTLLQQRHFSHIDDFLAAFTADNSDWQTAKTIISAWYTGVVGNGSDLELIAYADAMMYLPTKDILVVPTYGGGPFYWAVTQNGQVATTGEHA, encoded by the coding sequence ATGGCGCATAACAACACTTCCGCCATCTCCCGCCGCCGTTTGCTGCAAGGGATGGGCATCCTGTCACTCGGCGCGATGTGCAATTCACTGTTTCCGGCGCGGGCACTGGCGGCAGAACAACTGGCTGATACGGGCTTTCTCCAGGTGTCGCAGTTTCTCGTCAGCCGTCCGTGCGGCCCGTTGCTGGGACAGCGCTATTACGAGGCACTGACACGCCATGACGCACAGTTCAGCCAGAAACTCAGTAGCCTGAAAACCCTGTTGCAACAGCGTCATTTCTCTCATATTGATGATTTCCTCGCCGCCTTCACCGCCGACAACAGCGACTGGCAAACCGCCAAAACCATCATTTCTGCCTGGTACACCGGCGTGGTGGGCAACGGCAGCGATCTGGAGTTGATCGCCTATGCCGACGCCATGATGTACCTGCCAACCAAAGATATCCTCGTGGTGCCGACCTACGGCGGCGGCCCGTTCTATTGGGCAGTGACACAAAACGGTCAGGTGGCAACAACAGGAGAACACGCATGA
- a CDS encoding cytochrome c, giving the protein MKARKVRQRCLPFALSILMSATFSAHAESAADSASLIAKGKYLAIAADCGACHTAPDHGAEMSGGYIISSPLGNIVSSNITPSKTAGIGDYTEQDFARAVREGINKQGQHLYPAMPYTSYAKITDSDIHALYAYFMHGVKADDNVPAQTDLPFPFNIRSSMFFWNMLFADAKPFIPDASKSAEINRGDYLVNALAHCDTCHTPRNALMGQNNDQALSGGSLGSWYAPNITPDKHAGIGNWSDAQIAQYLKTGHVAGKAQAAGPMAEAVEHSLQHLSDDDIQAMVAYLRQIPAVSQPVSQSRDNIGQPATTEALQRAVKDPDAGWKVYSSTCANCHQADGSGNTIYPSLFHNTTTGAPQADNLIATIVYGVHRQVDGKDIDMPGFGPDALFTDRLTDQQIADVSNYVLKNFGNDKLNVTAEQVKTVREGGERPLIARLAQPAVWGGAAIVLIILLVVLISLARRGKKHGA; this is encoded by the coding sequence ATGAAGGCAAGAAAGGTGAGACAGCGTTGTCTGCCTTTCGCGTTGAGCATTCTGATGTCTGCAACATTTTCAGCCCATGCTGAAAGTGCGGCTGACTCTGCATCGCTTATTGCGAAAGGCAAGTATCTGGCTATTGCAGCAGACTGTGGGGCCTGCCATACCGCACCCGATCACGGTGCAGAAATGTCGGGGGGATATATTATCTCCTCACCACTCGGAAATATCGTTTCCAGCAATATCACCCCATCGAAAACAGCGGGAATTGGTGATTATACCGAACAGGATTTTGCCAGAGCGGTCAGAGAGGGGATTAATAAACAGGGGCAGCATCTTTATCCGGCGATGCCCTACACCTCGTATGCAAAAATAACCGACAGCGATATTCATGCCCTGTACGCTTATTTTATGCACGGCGTGAAAGCTGACGATAATGTGCCAGCCCAAACAGATTTGCCCTTCCCGTTTAATATTCGTTCAAGCATGTTCTTCTGGAATATGCTATTCGCGGATGCCAAACCTTTCATACCTGATGCCAGTAAATCCGCTGAAATTAATCGCGGTGATTACCTGGTGAATGCGCTGGCACACTGCGACACCTGCCATACGCCGCGTAATGCGTTGATGGGGCAGAATAACGATCAGGCCCTGAGTGGGGGCAGTCTCGGTAGCTGGTATGCGCCGAATATCACACCGGATAAACACGCCGGTATCGGCAACTGGAGCGATGCACAAATCGCGCAGTACCTGAAAACCGGTCACGTGGCCGGCAAAGCCCAGGCCGCAGGGCCGATGGCTGAAGCGGTTGAGCATAGCCTGCAACATTTGTCTGATGACGATATTCAGGCGATGGTCGCGTATCTGCGCCAGATTCCGGCGGTGAGTCAACCGGTCAGCCAGTCTCGCGACAATATCGGCCAACCGGCCACCACTGAAGCCTTGCAGCGTGCGGTGAAAGATCCGGATGCGGGCTGGAAGGTCTACAGCAGCACCTGCGCCAACTGCCATCAGGCGGACGGTTCCGGCAACACGATCTATCCTTCGTTGTTCCATAACACCACCACCGGCGCTCCCCAGGCTGACAACCTGATCGCCACCATCGTTTACGGCGTGCATCGTCAGGTCGACGGTAAAGACATCGATATGCCAGGTTTTGGCCCGGATGCGTTGTTTACCGATCGTCTGACCGATCAGCAGATCGCCGATGTCAGCAATTATGTCCTGAAAAACTTTGGCAACGACAAGCTGAACGTGACGGCTGAGCAGGTCAAAACCGTGCGTGAAGGCGGTGAGCGTCCGCTGATTGCTCGTCTGGCCCAGCCCGCAGTCTGGGGCGGCGCAGCCATTGTGCTGATTATTCTGCTGGTGGTTCTGATTTCACTTGCGCGCAGGGGGAAAAAACATGGCGCATAA
- a CDS encoding beta-propeller fold lactonase family protein, giving the protein MKKRVMAAGMMLLATTVMAQENAYVYVSNGDSGTVTAYTLDKAQHQLKPIGEYPTGLKSMPMAVSNDKKTLYVSVRSQPYRVSAWHIQPDGTLSHFADTPLPEAMAYLALDKRGRFLLSSSYGGDLFSVNRIASDGKVESAPVQVVHTGKRAHSIQTDPSNQFLFVPLLGADQVLQYRFDSHSGKVTPNTPSFVNIQREAATGPRHFVFAPQRDEQGAQNLYLLTEMAGNISRLTLNQDGTLTEHEATPSLDPAIARNMQRGEARPLTGDDDLPNSAKPRLWQADIHITPNGRFLYSTERTSSNITAFRVSPLDGRLTLINSTPTETQPRGFAIDNSGRYLIESGQKSSQVALYSIDQKTGRLTLIERVPTGKGANWVTIVE; this is encoded by the coding sequence ATGAAAAAGCGAGTCATGGCCGCAGGAATGATGTTATTGGCTACCACTGTGATGGCGCAGGAAAACGCCTATGTTTATGTTTCGAATGGCGACAGCGGAACGGTGACGGCGTATACGCTGGATAAGGCACAGCATCAACTGAAACCGATCGGTGAGTATCCCACCGGTCTGAAAAGTATGCCAATGGCGGTATCCAACGATAAAAAGACACTTTACGTGTCGGTACGCAGTCAGCCTTATCGTGTGTCGGCCTGGCATATTCAGCCGGATGGCACCCTGAGCCATTTTGCTGATACCCCACTGCCGGAAGCAATGGCGTATCTGGCGCTGGATAAGCGTGGCCGTTTTCTGCTGTCCTCTTCTTACGGTGGCGACCTGTTCAGCGTCAATCGTATTGCCAGCGACGGCAAAGTGGAAAGCGCCCCGGTGCAGGTGGTGCATACCGGGAAGCGGGCGCATTCGATTCAAACCGATCCCAGCAATCAGTTCCTGTTTGTCCCGTTACTCGGGGCGGATCAAGTGCTGCAATATCGTTTTGACAGTCACAGCGGCAAGGTGACGCCTAACACCCCTTCGTTTGTGAATATTCAGCGTGAAGCGGCCACCGGCCCACGTCATTTTGTCTTCGCGCCGCAGCGCGATGAGCAGGGCGCGCAAAACCTGTATTTACTCACCGAGATGGCGGGCAATATCTCCCGCCTGACGCTGAATCAGGATGGTACCCTGACCGAACATGAAGCGACACCGTCGCTCGATCCGGCCATTGCCCGCAACATGCAACGGGGTGAGGCGCGTCCGCTTACCGGGGACGACGACTTGCCGAACTCCGCCAAACCCCGGTTGTGGCAAGCAGATATTCACATCACGCCGAACGGTCGTTTTCTTTATTCCACCGAACGAACCAGCAGCAATATCACCGCCTTCCGTGTTTCTCCGCTTGATGGGCGGCTGACGCTGATTAACAGCACGCCGACCGAAACTCAACCGCGTGGCTTTGCTATTGATAATTCTGGTCGTTATTTGATCGAGTCTGGACAGAAATCAAGCCAGGTGGCGTTGTATTCTATTGATCAAAAGACCGGGAGACTGACATTAATCGAGCGTGTGCCAACCGGAAAAGGGGCGAATTGGGTCACGATTGTTGAGTAA
- a CDS encoding aldolase gives MQNEQSLREEICQVGADLFTRGYTTGTAGNISARLEDGWLITPTDACLGHLEPARIAKVNRDGEWVSGDKPSKTLLLHRQIYDRNPAAHGVVHTHSTHLVQLTLAGVWQRDSILPPLTPYQVMKVGRIPLIDYRRPGHADVAEQVAGLANEVRGVMLERLGPVIWGGSVSAASFALEELEETARLWLNCATKPTALPEQAVRELCEHFSTRW, from the coding sequence ATGCAAAATGAACAGTCGTTACGCGAAGAGATATGCCAGGTCGGGGCTGATCTGTTTACCCGTGGCTACACCACCGGTACCGCAGGCAATATCAGCGCCCGTCTGGAAGATGGTTGGCTGATCACCCCAACCGATGCCTGTCTGGGACACCTGGAACCGGCGCGTATTGCCAAGGTGAACCGCGACGGTGAATGGGTTTCTGGTGATAAGCCTTCGAAAACGCTGCTGTTGCATCGTCAGATTTATGACCGCAATCCGGCAGCGCACGGCGTAGTCCATACCCATTCTACCCATTTGGTGCAACTGACACTGGCGGGTGTTTGGCAGCGCGACAGCATTCTGCCACCGCTGACCCCGTATCAGGTGATGAAAGTCGGGCGTATTCCGCTGATCGACTATCGTCGTCCGGGCCATGCTGACGTGGCGGAGCAGGTTGCTGGTTTGGCTAACGAGGTGCGCGGCGTGATGTTGGAGCGCCTCGGACCGGTGATATGGGGTGGATCGGTTTCCGCCGCCAGCTTCGCGCTGGAAGAGTTGGAGGAAACGGCGCGGCTGTGGCTGAACTGCGCCACGAAACCGACAGCGTTGCCGGAACAGGCGGTGCGGGAATTGTGCGAGCACTTCAGCACCCGTTGGTAA